In the genome of Opitutia bacterium KCR 482, one region contains:
- the rd gene encoding rubredoxin, which translates to MDKYKCEVCGYVYDPAVGDPDNGVDAGTPFEKLPEDWVCPVCGVGRDSFAKVGK; encoded by the coding sequence ATGGATAAATACAAATGCGAAGTCTGCGGCTATGTCTACGACCCCGCCGTCGGCGACCCCGACAACGGCGTAGACGCGGGCACTCCGTTCGAAAAGCTCCCCGAAGACTGGGTCTGCCCCGTCTGCGGAGTCGGCAGGGACAGCTTCGCGAAAGTCGGAAAATAG